From Strix aluco isolate bStrAlu1 chromosome 37, bStrAlu1.hap1, whole genome shotgun sequence, a single genomic window includes:
- the LOC141917381 gene encoding class II histocompatibility antigen, B-L beta chain-like isoform X4: MLPSLAPHWASLGLPVAHWAGAGPFPERAECGWLGGPRTCPASAVSAMETGRVLGAGAVLVALVVLGAHVAGGEEPSGVFLEMYEEECQYLNGTEQVRLVGRWIYNREQFLHFDSDLGLYVADTPLGEPTAQYFNSHPELLQIVQADIERFCRYNYQGFTPYVTERKVEPKVRVAPVQSSSLPQTDRLACYVTGFYPAQIEVKWFQNKREETEHVVSTDVIPNGDWTYQVLVMLETTPQRGDTYTCQVEHVSLQHPISQRWELQSDGARSKMLTGVWGFVLGLIFLTLGLGLYVRKKGS, encoded by the exons ATGCtgcccagcctcgctcctcactgGGCCTCACTGGGACTCCCAGTCGCGCACTGGGCAGGAGCGGGGCCATTCCCCGAGCGGGCAGAGTGCGGCTGGCTCGGGGGTCCCCGCACTTGCCCAGCCTCTGCTGTGTCAGCGATGGAGACTGGTCGTGTCCTGGGAGCTGGGGccgtgctggtggcactggtggtgctgggagcccACGTGGCTGGTGGCGAGGAGCCCTCGG GGGTTTTCCTGGAGATGTATGAGGAAGAGTGTCAGTACCTCAACGGCACCGAGCAGGTGAGGCTTGTGGGGAGGTGGATCTACAACCGGGAACAATTTCTGCACTTCGACAGCGACCTGGGGCTCTATGTGGCCGACACCCCCCTGGGTGAGCCCACAGCCCAGTACTTCAACAGCCATCCGGAATTACTGCAGATTGTACAGGCTGACATTGAGAGGTTCTGCCGGTACAACTACCAGGGTTTTACCCCCTACGTCACGGAGAGGAAAG TTGAGCCCAAGGTGAGGGTCGCCCCCGTGCAGTCGAGCTCCCTGCCCCAGACCGACAGGCTGGCTTGCTACGTGACGGGCTTTTACCCGGCGCAGATCGAGGTGAAGTGGTTCCAAAACAAGCGGGAGGAGACGGAGCACGTGGTGTCCACGGACGTGATCCCCAACGGAGACTGGACCTACCAGGTGCTGGTGATGCTGGAAACCACCCCGCAGCGTGGGGACACCTACACGTGCCAGGTGGAGCACgtcagcctgcagcaccccatcAGCCAGCGCTGGG AGCTGCAGTCGGACGGCGCCCGCAGCAAGATGCTGACGGGGGTGTGGGGCTTTGTGCTGGGGCTCATCTTCCTGACGCTGGGACTCGGCCTCTACGTGCGCAAGAAG ggTTCCTGA
- the LOC141917381 gene encoding class II histocompatibility antigen, B-L beta chain-like isoform X6 codes for MLPSLAPHWASLGLPVAHWAGAGPFPERAECGWLGGPSTCPASAVSAMETGRVMGAGALLVALVVLGAHAAGGEESSGIFLAMGESECQYLNGTERVRYVERFIYNREQYVHFDSDVGLYVADTPLGEPTAKHWNSQPEKLEDTQTAVDTFCRHNYQIEVKWFQNGREEMERVVSTDVIPNGDWTYQVLVMLETTPQRGDTYTCQVEHVSLQHPVSQCWELQLDGARSKMLTGVGGFVLGLIFLVLGLGLYVRKKGAPFPRLQGS; via the exons ATGCtgcccagcctcgctcctcactgGGCCTCACTGGGACTCCCAGTCGCGCACTGGGCAGGAGCGGGGCCATTCCCCGAGCGGGCAGAGTGCGGCTGGCTCGGGGGTCCCAGCACTTGCCCAGCCTCTGCTGTGTCAGCGATGGAGACTGGTCGTGTTATGGGAGCTGGGgccttgctggtggcactggtggtgctgggagcccACGCGGCTGGTGGCGAGGAGTCCTCGG GGATTTTCCTGGCGATGGGAGAGAGTGAGTGTCAGTACCTCAACGGCACTGAGCGGGTGAGGTATGTGGAGAGGTTCATCTACAACCGGGAGCAGTACGTGCACTTCGACAGTGACGTGGGGCTCTATGTGGCTGACACCCCCCTGGGTGAGCCCACAGCCAAGCACTGGAACAGCCAGCCGGAGAAACTGGAGGACACACAGACTGCAGTGGACACGTTCTGCCGGCACAACTACCAG ATCGAGGTGAAGTGGTTCCAGAACGGGCGGGAGGAGATGGAGCGCGTGGTGTCCACGGACGTGATCCCCAACGGAGACTGGACCTACCAGGTGCTGGTGATGCTGGAAACCACCCCGCAGCGCGGGGACACCTACACGTGCCAGGTGGAGCACGTCAGCCTGCAGCACCCCGTCAGCCAGTGCTGGG AACTGCAGTTGGACGGCGCCCGCAGCAAGATGCTGACGGGGGTGGGGGGCTTCGTGCTGGGGCTCATCTTCCTGGTGCTGGGGCTCGGCCTCTACGTGCGCAAGAAG GGCGCCCcgttccccaggctgcag ggCTCCTGA
- the LOC141917381 gene encoding class II histocompatibility antigen, B-L beta chain-like isoform X5, whose translation MLPSLAPHWASLGLPVAHWAGAGPFPERAECGWLGGPSTCPASAVSAMETGRVMGAGALLVALVVLGAHAAGGEESSGIFLAMGESECQYLNGTERVRYVERFIYNREQYVHFDSDVGLYVADTPLGEPTAKHWNSQPEKLEDTQTAVDTFCRHNYQVGTPYITERKVELPAPDRQAGLLRDGLLPGADRGEVVPERAGGDGARGVHGRDPQRRLDLPGAGDAGNHPAARGHLHVPELQLDGARSKMLTGVGGFVLGLIFLVLGLGLYVRKKGAPFPRLQGS comes from the exons ATGCtgcccagcctcgctcctcactgGGCCTCACTGGGACTCCCAGTCGCGCACTGGGCAGGAGCGGGGCCATTCCCCGAGCGGGCAGAGTGCGGCTGGCTCGGGGGTCCCAGCACTTGCCCAGCCTCTGCTGTGTCAGCGATGGAGACTGGTCGTGTTATGGGAGCTGGGgccttgctggtggcactggtggtgctgggagcccACGCGGCTGGTGGCGAGGAGTCCTCGG GGATTTTCCTGGCGATGGGAGAGAGTGAGTGTCAGTACCTCAACGGCACTGAGCGGGTGAGGTATGTGGAGAGGTTCATCTACAACCGGGAGCAGTACGTGCACTTCGACAGTGACGTGGGGCTCTATGTGGCTGACACCCCCCTGGGTGAGCCCACAGCCAAGCACTGGAACAGCCAGCCGGAGAAACTGGAGGACACACAGACTGCAGTGGACACGTTCTGCCGGCACAACTACCAGGTTGGGACCCCCTACATCACGGAGAGGAAAG TCGAGCTCCCTGCCCCAGACCGACAGGCTGGCTTGCTACGTGACGGGCTTTTACCCGGCGCAGATCGAGGTGAAGTGGTTCCAGAACGGGCGGGAGGAGATGGAGCGCGTGGTGTCCACGGACGTGATCCCCAACGGAGACTGGACCTACCAGGTGCTGGTGATGCTGGAAACCACCCCGCAGCGCGGGGACACCTACACGTGCCAG AACTGCAGTTGGACGGCGCCCGCAGCAAGATGCTGACGGGGGTGGGGGGCTTCGTGCTGGGGCTCATCTTCCTGGTGCTGGGGCTCGGCCTCTACGTGCGCAAGAAG GGCGCCCcgttccccaggctgcag ggCTCCTGA
- the LOC141917381 gene encoding class II histocompatibility antigen, B-L beta chain-like isoform X1: MLPSLAPHWASLGLPVAHWAGAGPFPERAECGWLGGPSTCPASAVSAMETGRVMGAGALLVALVVLGAHAAGGEESSGIFLAMGESECQYLNGTERVRYVERFIYNREQYVHFDSDVGLYVADTPLGEPTAKHWNSQPEKLEDTQTAVDTFCRHNYQVGTPYITERKVEPKVRVTPVQSSSLPQTDRLACYVTGFYPAQIEVKWFQNGREEMERVVSTDVIPNGDWTYQVLVMLETTPQRGDTYTCQVEHVSLQHPVSQCWELQLDGARSKMLTGVGGFVLGLIFLVLGLGLYVRKKGAPFPRLQGS, translated from the exons ATGCtgcccagcctcgctcctcactgGGCCTCACTGGGACTCCCAGTCGCGCACTGGGCAGGAGCGGGGCCATTCCCCGAGCGGGCAGAGTGCGGCTGGCTCGGGGGTCCCAGCACTTGCCCAGCCTCTGCTGTGTCAGCGATGGAGACTGGTCGTGTTATGGGAGCTGGGgccttgctggtggcactggtggtgctgggagcccACGCGGCTGGTGGCGAGGAGTCCTCGG GGATTTTCCTGGCGATGGGAGAGAGTGAGTGTCAGTACCTCAACGGCACTGAGCGGGTGAGGTATGTGGAGAGGTTCATCTACAACCGGGAGCAGTACGTGCACTTCGACAGTGACGTGGGGCTCTATGTGGCTGACACCCCCCTGGGTGAGCCCACAGCCAAGCACTGGAACAGCCAGCCGGAGAAACTGGAGGACACACAGACTGCAGTGGACACGTTCTGCCGGCACAACTACCAGGTTGGGACCCCCTACATCACGGAGAGGAAAG TTGAGCCCAAGGTGAGGGTCACCCCCGTGCAGTCGAGCTCCCTGCCCCAGACCGACAGGCTGGCTTGCTACGTGACGGGCTTTTACCCGGCGCAGATCGAGGTGAAGTGGTTCCAGAACGGGCGGGAGGAGATGGAGCGCGTGGTGTCCACGGACGTGATCCCCAACGGAGACTGGACCTACCAGGTGCTGGTGATGCTGGAAACCACCCCGCAGCGCGGGGACACCTACACGTGCCAGGTGGAGCACGTCAGCCTGCAGCACCCCGTCAGCCAGTGCTGGG AACTGCAGTTGGACGGCGCCCGCAGCAAGATGCTGACGGGGGTGGGGGGCTTCGTGCTGGGGCTCATCTTCCTGGTGCTGGGGCTCGGCCTCTACGTGCGCAAGAAG GGCGCCCcgttccccaggctgcag ggCTCCTGA
- the LOC141917381 gene encoding class II histocompatibility antigen, B-L beta chain-like isoform X3 — MLPSLAPHWASLGLPVAHWAGAGPFPERAECGWLGGPRTCPASAVSAMETGRVLGAGAVLVALVVLGAHVAGGEEPSGVFLEMYEEECQYLNGTEQVRLVGRWIYNREQFLHFDSDLGLYVADTPLGEPTAQYFNSHPELLQIVQADIERFCRYNYQGFTPYVTERKVEPKVRVAPVQSSSLPQTDRLACYVTGFYPAQIEVKWFQNKREETEHVVSTDVIPNGDWTYQVLVMLETTPQRGDTYTCQVEHVSLQHPISQRWELQSDGARSKMLTGVWGFVLGLIFLTLGLGLYVRKKGALFRGLQGS, encoded by the exons ATGCtgcccagcctcgctcctcactgGGCCTCACTGGGACTCCCAGTCGCGCACTGGGCAGGAGCGGGGCCATTCCCCGAGCGGGCAGAGTGCGGCTGGCTCGGGGGTCCCCGCACTTGCCCAGCCTCTGCTGTGTCAGCGATGGAGACTGGTCGTGTCCTGGGAGCTGGGGccgtgctggtggcactggtggtgctgggagcccACGTGGCTGGTGGCGAGGAGCCCTCGG GGGTTTTCCTGGAGATGTATGAGGAAGAGTGTCAGTACCTCAACGGCACCGAGCAGGTGAGGCTTGTGGGGAGGTGGATCTACAACCGGGAACAATTTCTGCACTTCGACAGCGACCTGGGGCTCTATGTGGCCGACACCCCCCTGGGTGAGCCCACAGCCCAGTACTTCAACAGCCATCCGGAATTACTGCAGATTGTACAGGCTGACATTGAGAGGTTCTGCCGGTACAACTACCAGGGTTTTACCCCCTACGTCACGGAGAGGAAAG TTGAGCCCAAGGTGAGGGTCGCCCCCGTGCAGTCGAGCTCCCTGCCCCAGACCGACAGGCTGGCTTGCTACGTGACGGGCTTTTACCCGGCGCAGATCGAGGTGAAGTGGTTCCAAAACAAGCGGGAGGAGACGGAGCACGTGGTGTCCACGGACGTGATCCCCAACGGAGACTGGACCTACCAGGTGCTGGTGATGCTGGAAACCACCCCGCAGCGTGGGGACACCTACACGTGCCAGGTGGAGCACgtcagcctgcagcaccccatcAGCCAGCGCTGGG AGCTGCAGTCGGACGGCGCCCGCAGCAAGATGCTGACGGGGGTGTGGGGCTTTGTGCTGGGGCTCATCTTCCTGACGCTGGGACTCGGCCTCTACGTGCGCAAGAAG GGCGCCCTGTTCCGTGGGCTGCAG ggTTCCTGA
- the LOC141917383 gene encoding class II histocompatibility antigen, B-L beta chain-like encodes METGRVLGAGAVLVALVVLGALVAGGEEPSGVLLAMGESECQYLNGTEQVRYVLRYIHNREQFVHFDSDVGLFVADTPLGEPQAKYFNSQPDEMEYRRTGVDRFCRHNYQVFTPFITERKVEPKVRVAPVQSSSLPQTDRLACYVTGFYPAEIEVKWFQNGREETERVVSTDVIPNGDWTYQVLVMLETTPQRGDTYTCQVEHVSLQHPVSQRWELQLDGARSKMLTGVGGFVLGLIFLVLGLGLYVRKKGAPFPSLQGS; translated from the exons ATGGAGACTGGTCGTGTCCTGGGAGCTGGGGccgtgctggtggcactggtggtgctgggagcccTCGTGGCTGGTGGCGAGGAGCCCTCGG GGGTTCTTCTGGCGATGGGTGAGAGCGAGTGTCAGTACCTCAACGGCACCGAGCAGGTGAGGTATGTGCTGAGGTACATCCACAACCGGGAGCAGTTTGTGCACTTCGACAGTGATGTGGGGCTGTTTGTGGCCGACACCCCCCTGGGTGAGCCCCAGGCCAAGTACTTCAACAGCCAGCCGGATGAAATGGAGTACAGACGGACTGGAGTGGACAGGTTCTGCCGGCACAACTACCAGGTTTTTACCCCCTTCATCACGGAGAGGAAAG TTGAGCCCAAGGTGAGGGTCGCCCCCGTGCAGTCGAGCTCCCTGCCCCAGACCGACAGGCTGGCTTGCTACGTGACGGGCTTTTACCCGGCGGAGATCGAGGTGAAGTGGTTCCAGAACGGGCGGGAGGAGACGGAGCGCGTGGTGTCCACGGATGTGATCCCCAACGGAGACTGGACCTACCAGGTGCTGGTGATGCTGGAAACCACCCCGCAGCGCGGGGACACCTACACGTGCCAGGTGGAGCACGTCAGCCTGCAGCACCCCGTCAGCCAGCGCTGGG AGCTGCAGTTGGACGGCGCCCGCAGCAAGATGCTGACGGGGGTGGGGGGCTTTGTGCTGGGGCTCATCTTCCTGGTGCTGGGGCTCGGCCTCTACGTGCGCAAGAAG GGTGCCCCGTTCCCCAGCTTGCAG ggCTCCTGA
- the LOC141917327 gene encoding uncharacterized protein LOC141917327 gives METPEATGATVPPEVSPKLLEPLVTVVAILGELGATPGDVPLANPAGSLRARLVTLILKICQAMEQCHREATHLRRALATAGDNWATVATITHKWRESVASVEAAWATIAEDAMRLQDACGAVATTGATTGVSKDSLAVAVARETSACQDVLEAARALPVASEWAAMAEAVETHKTRVAEASAGLQAASKATEETALAMLDTMVARERGRLVAVAHEPLGRLVTACHGATLFYRHLRCCLEDIEATRHGGPEAPGVAQGGPGGPKDLLAVVAVVKVLWDASARLASGHLLGTLRKVRGLLVTPDATVATAVAQSCREATTALPGLLSQGPQ, from the exons ATGGAGACCCCTGAGGCCACTGGGGCCACCGTCCCCCCCGAG gtgtCCCCAAAGCTGCTGGAGCCGTTGGTGACCGTGGTGGCCATCCTGGGCGAGCTGGGGGCCACCCCAGGGGACGTCCCCCTGGCCAATCCAGCGGGCTCGCTGCGGGCCAGGCTGGTCACCCTCATTCTCAAGATCTGCCAGGCCATGGAGCAGTGTCACAGAGAGGCCACCCACCTCCGTCGTGCACTGGCCACCGCAGGGGACAACTGGGCCACCGTAGCCACCATCACCCATAAGTGGCGGGAGTCGGTGGCATCGGTAGAGGCTGCCTGGGCCACGATAGCGGAGGACGCCATGCGCTTGCAGGATGCCTGTGGGGCCGTGGCTACCACGGGGGCTACCACTGGGGTCAGCAAGGACAGCCTGGCGGTGGCGGTGGCCCGTGAGACCAGCGCATGCCAGGATGTGCTGGAGGCCGCCCGGGCCCTGCCAGTGGCCTCGGAGTGGGCCGCGATGGCCGAGGCAGTGGAAACCCACAAGACACGAGTGGCTGAGGCCAGCGCGGGGCTGCAGGCGGCCAGCAAGGCCACTGAGGAGACCGCGCTGGCAATGTTGGATACGATGGTGGCCAGGGAGCGGGGACGGCTGGTGGCGGTGGCCCACGAGCCCCTGGGACGCTTGGTGACCGCCTGCCACGGGGCCACCCTCTTCTACCGTCACCTGCGGTGTTGCCTTGAGGACATCGAGGCCACCAGACACGGTGGCCCCGAGGCTCCTGGTGTGGCCCAGGGGGGTCCTGGTGGCCCCAAGGACCTGCTGGCAGTGGTGGCAGTGGTCAAGGTGCTGTGGGACGCAAGTGCCCGCCTGGCCAGTGGCCACCTCCTGGGGACACTGCGGAAGGTCCGGGGGCTGTTGGTCACCCCCGATGCCACCGTGGCCACCGCTGTGGCCCAGAGCTGCCGGGAAGCCACCACCGCCCTCCCGGGGCTACTGTCACAGGGACCGCAGTAG
- the LOC141917381 gene encoding class II histocompatibility antigen, B-L beta chain-like isoform X7, whose protein sequence is MLPSLAPHWASLGLPVAHWAGAGPFPERAECGWLGGPSTCPASAVSAMETGRVMGAGALLVALVVLGAHAAGGEESSGIFLAMGESECQYLNGTERVRYVERFIYNREQYVHFDSDVGLYVADTPLGEPTAKHWNSQPEKLEDTQTAVDTFCRHNYQVGTPYITERKVELPAPDRQAGLLRDGLLPGADRGEVVPERAGGDGARGVHGRDPQRRLDLPELQLDGARSKMLTGVGGFVLGLIFLVLGLGLYVRKKGAPFPRLQGS, encoded by the exons ATGCtgcccagcctcgctcctcactgGGCCTCACTGGGACTCCCAGTCGCGCACTGGGCAGGAGCGGGGCCATTCCCCGAGCGGGCAGAGTGCGGCTGGCTCGGGGGTCCCAGCACTTGCCCAGCCTCTGCTGTGTCAGCGATGGAGACTGGTCGTGTTATGGGAGCTGGGgccttgctggtggcactggtggtgctgggagcccACGCGGCTGGTGGCGAGGAGTCCTCGG GGATTTTCCTGGCGATGGGAGAGAGTGAGTGTCAGTACCTCAACGGCACTGAGCGGGTGAGGTATGTGGAGAGGTTCATCTACAACCGGGAGCAGTACGTGCACTTCGACAGTGACGTGGGGCTCTATGTGGCTGACACCCCCCTGGGTGAGCCCACAGCCAAGCACTGGAACAGCCAGCCGGAGAAACTGGAGGACACACAGACTGCAGTGGACACGTTCTGCCGGCACAACTACCAGGTTGGGACCCCCTACATCACGGAGAGGAAAG TCGAGCTCCCTGCCCCAGACCGACAGGCTGGCTTGCTACGTGACGGGCTTTTACCCGGCGCAGATCGAGGTGAAGTGGTTCCAGAACGGGCGGGAGGAGATGGAGCGCGTGGTGTCCACGGACGTGATCCCCAACGGAGACTGGACCTACCAG AACTGCAGTTGGACGGCGCCCGCAGCAAGATGCTGACGGGGGTGGGGGGCTTCGTGCTGGGGCTCATCTTCCTGGTGCTGGGGCTCGGCCTCTACGTGCGCAAGAAG GGCGCCCcgttccccaggctgcag ggCTCCTGA
- the LOC141917381 gene encoding class II histocompatibility antigen, B-L beta chain-like isoform X2, with translation MLPSLAPHWASLGLPVAHWAGAGPFPERAECGWLGGPRTCPASAVSAMETGRVLGAGAVLVALVVLGAHVAGGEEPSGVFLEMYEEECQYLNGTEQVRLVGRWIYNREQFLHFDSDLGLYVADTPLGEPTAQYFNSHPELLQIVQADIERFCRYNYQGFTPYVTERKVEPKVRVAPVQSSSLPQTDRLACYVTGFYPAQIEVKWFQNKREETEHVVSTDVIPNGDWTYQVLVMLETTPQRGDTYTCQVEHVSLQHPISQRWELQSDGARSKMLTGVWGFVLGLIFLTLGLGLYVRKKGAPFPRLQGS, from the exons ATGCtgcccagcctcgctcctcactgGGCCTCACTGGGACTCCCAGTCGCGCACTGGGCAGGAGCGGGGCCATTCCCCGAGCGGGCAGAGTGCGGCTGGCTCGGGGGTCCCCGCACTTGCCCAGCCTCTGCTGTGTCAGCGATGGAGACTGGTCGTGTCCTGGGAGCTGGGGccgtgctggtggcactggtggtgctgggagcccACGTGGCTGGTGGCGAGGAGCCCTCGG GGGTTTTCCTGGAGATGTATGAGGAAGAGTGTCAGTACCTCAACGGCACCGAGCAGGTGAGGCTTGTGGGGAGGTGGATCTACAACCGGGAACAATTTCTGCACTTCGACAGCGACCTGGGGCTCTATGTGGCCGACACCCCCCTGGGTGAGCCCACAGCCCAGTACTTCAACAGCCATCCGGAATTACTGCAGATTGTACAGGCTGACATTGAGAGGTTCTGCCGGTACAACTACCAGGGTTTTACCCCCTACGTCACGGAGAGGAAAG TTGAGCCCAAGGTGAGGGTCGCCCCCGTGCAGTCGAGCTCCCTGCCCCAGACCGACAGGCTGGCTTGCTACGTGACGGGCTTTTACCCGGCGCAGATCGAGGTGAAGTGGTTCCAAAACAAGCGGGAGGAGACGGAGCACGTGGTGTCCACGGACGTGATCCCCAACGGAGACTGGACCTACCAGGTGCTGGTGATGCTGGAAACCACCCCGCAGCGTGGGGACACCTACACGTGCCAGGTGGAGCACgtcagcctgcagcaccccatcAGCCAGCGCTGGG AGCTGCAGTCGGACGGCGCCCGCAGCAAGATGCTGACGGGGGTGTGGGGCTTTGTGCTGGGGCTCATCTTCCTGACGCTGGGACTCGGCCTCTACGTGCGCAAGAAG GGCGCCCcgttccccaggctgcag ggCTCCTGA